A window of Pedobacter lusitanus contains these coding sequences:
- a CDS encoding aspartate-semialdehyde dehydrogenase has product MKIAVVGATGLVGTVMLKVLEERNFPLTELIPVASEKSVGKEITFKGKQFKVVNMETAIAMKPDVALFSAGGSTSLKYAPLFAEAGTTVIDNSSAWRMDPSKKLIVPEVNAYELSIDDKIIANPNCSTIQMVVALKPLHDKYKIKRVVVSTYQSVTGTGVKAVEQMMNERNGIMDGAMAYPYQIDLNVIPQIDVFEENGYTKEEMKMIKETRKIMGDDSISVTATTVRIPVMGGHSESVNIEFANDFDLADVRAVLEKTEGIIVVDDIANLKYPMPKDAHEKDEVFVGRIRRDESLPNTLNMWIVADNLRKGAATNAVQIAEFLLRKELI; this is encoded by the coding sequence ATGAAAATTGCAGTTGTAGGTGCTACTGGTTTAGTAGGCACTGTTATGTTAAAAGTACTAGAAGAGCGTAATTTCCCGTTAACCGAATTAATTCCGGTTGCATCTGAGAAGAGTGTTGGCAAAGAAATCACTTTTAAGGGTAAGCAGTTCAAGGTAGTTAACATGGAAACAGCTATTGCAATGAAACCTGATGTGGCTTTATTTTCTGCCGGTGGCAGTACGTCTTTAAAATATGCTCCTTTATTTGCAGAAGCAGGAACAACAGTAATTGATAATTCATCTGCCTGGCGCATGGATCCATCTAAAAAACTGATTGTACCGGAGGTTAATGCTTATGAATTATCAATTGATGATAAAATCATTGCTAATCCTAACTGTTCAACGATACAAATGGTAGTGGCCTTAAAACCATTACATGATAAATATAAAATTAAGCGTGTAGTCGTTTCTACTTACCAGTCTGTTACCGGTACAGGTGTTAAAGCTGTGGAGCAAATGATGAATGAACGCAATGGTATTATGGATGGTGCAATGGCTTATCCTTACCAGATTGACTTAAACGTCATTCCTCAGATTGATGTATTCGAAGAAAACGGATATACTAAGGAAGAAATGAAAATGATTAAAGAAACCCGCAAAATTATGGGCGATGACAGTATTAGCGTAACTGCAACAACTGTCAGAATTCCGGTAATGGGCGGACACTCAGAATCAGTAAACATCGAGTTTGCCAATGACTTTGATCTGGCTGATGTGAGAGCTGTTCTGGAAAAAACCGAAGGTATTATTGTAGTGGATGATATTGCCAATCTTAAATATCCAATGCCGAAAGACGCCCATGAAAAAGACGAAGTTTTTGTTGGCCGTATCAGAAGAGATGAGTCCCTGCCAAACACTTTAAACATGTGGATCGTTGCTGATAACCTGCGTAAAGGTGCTGCAACAAACGCTGTTCAGATTGCTGAATTCTTATTGAGAAAAGAGCTGATCTAA
- a CDS encoding sugar phosphate isomerase/epimerase family protein, whose protein sequence is MNSRRTFIKQAGLAAAGAMVLPSLGFAAGPAKVVGLQLYSLRAQLPTDVAGTIAKVAKAGYKEVETFGYSAKDKFWGLDPKAFKTLLSNNGLTAPSGHYGMDKFIGTGNAEELKTYIEAANTIGSSYIVVPYLGDNLRKTQDDWKKVAARLNEASAICKASGLNLAYHNHHFEFIKYGETTGYDILLKETDPKAVQFEMDLYWVVRSGNDPVKLFTDHPGRFPMWHVKDMDKVDNTINTEVGTGKIDFKAIYKHAQQAGLKHLIVEQENFAIDPYVSIKQSANYIKKALL, encoded by the coding sequence ATGAACTCAAGAAGAACTTTCATTAAACAGGCAGGTCTGGCTGCAGCAGGTGCCATGGTACTGCCTTCATTAGGTTTCGCTGCAGGCCCCGCTAAAGTCGTTGGCTTACAATTATATTCACTAAGAGCGCAATTACCAACTGATGTAGCAGGTACTATTGCAAAAGTTGCCAAAGCAGGTTATAAAGAGGTTGAAACTTTTGGTTATTCAGCTAAAGATAAGTTCTGGGGTTTAGACCCTAAAGCTTTCAAAACTTTACTCTCCAATAATGGTCTTACTGCACCAAGCGGACATTATGGAATGGATAAATTTATTGGAACGGGAAATGCAGAGGAGCTGAAAACTTATATCGAAGCAGCAAATACTATCGGCAGCAGTTATATCGTAGTTCCTTACTTAGGTGACAATCTGCGTAAAACACAGGATGACTGGAAAAAAGTTGCAGCCAGATTAAATGAAGCTTCTGCAATTTGTAAAGCCAGCGGACTTAACCTCGCTTATCATAACCATCACTTTGAATTTATTAAATACGGAGAAACTACCGGTTATGATATCCTGCTTAAAGAGACAGACCCTAAAGCTGTTCAGTTCGAAATGGATCTGTACTGGGTAGTAAGATCTGGTAATGATCCTGTAAAGTTGTTTACTGATCATCCTGGACGTTTCCCAATGTGGCACGTTAAAGATATGGATAAGGTAGATAATACTATTAATACTGAAGTTGGTACAGGAAAAATCGACTTTAAGGCTATTTATAAGCATGCACAGCAGGCTGGATTGAAACACCTGATCGTAGAACAGGAAAACTTTGCCATCGACCCGTATGTGAGTATTAAACAAAGTGCAAATTATATTAAAAAGGCACTTTTATAA
- a CDS encoding 3-keto-disaccharide hydrolase, protein MKKHAISAILIFTMIGFNAKAQTSKKGFTSLFDGKTTKGWHSYGKTTVGKGWKVENGTLHLDPKAKQKDDGDLVTDKEYANFHLKIDWKVAPKSNSGILFHINENPEKYVQTYRTGPEMQVLDNEGHPDGKITKHRAGDLYDLVKSSSEPVKPVGQWNTAEIISNKGKLEFILNGVKIVSTTQFDENWKSLIAGSKFAKWEGFGTFTTGKIALQDHGDEVWFRNIMIKEL, encoded by the coding sequence ATGAAAAAACATGCTATTTCTGCAATACTGATATTTACAATGATTGGCTTCAATGCAAAAGCCCAGACTTCGAAAAAGGGATTTACTTCTTTATTTGACGGGAAAACAACTAAAGGATGGCACAGCTACGGAAAAACTACTGTAGGAAAAGGCTGGAAAGTTGAAAATGGCACCTTGCATCTTGACCCTAAAGCCAAACAAAAAGATGATGGGGATTTGGTAACAGATAAAGAGTATGCAAACTTCCATTTAAAAATTGACTGGAAAGTGGCTCCTAAATCCAACAGCGGAATTTTATTCCATATTAACGAAAATCCCGAAAAATACGTGCAGACTTACCGCACCGGACCTGAAATGCAGGTACTGGACAATGAAGGCCATCCTGACGGGAAAATCACTAAGCACCGCGCAGGCGATTTATATGACCTTGTAAAAAGCAGTTCAGAACCTGTTAAACCGGTTGGACAATGGAATACTGCTGAAATTATCAGTAACAAAGGTAAATTGGAATTCATATTAAACGGAGTTAAGATAGTTTCTACCACACAGTTTGATGAGAACTGGAAATCATTGATTGCAGGTAGCAAATTTGCCAAATGGGAAGGTTTTGGAACTTTTACAACAGGCAAAATAGCACTGCAGGATCATGGGGATGAGGTCTGGTTCCGTAATATTATGATCAAAGAGTTATAG
- a CDS encoding hydroxypyruvate isomerase family protein — translation MGTEQSRRNALKTIITGSAILGLSSALPTYASEMEPVNAPLKGNVNHSVCRWCFSGIPLDELCAAVKGMGLKAMDLAGPADWPTLKKHGLYSSMCNGAEINLTDGWNDPAFHPKLIENYTKMIPLVAEAGYKNLICFSGSRRGKDDETGWNNCVEGLKQVIPLAEKHNVVLVMELLNSKVDHKDYQCDHTAWGAELAKRLGSENFKLLYDIYHMQIDEGDVIHNIRTYHPYIAHYHTAGVPGRNEIDDTQELFYPAIIKAILETGFKGYIAQEFIPKQKDKLQSLRNAIKICDL, via the coding sequence ATGGGAACTGAACAAAGCCGCAGAAATGCATTAAAGACAATTATTACAGGTTCAGCAATTCTGGGCCTGTCTTCTGCCCTGCCAACATATGCATCAGAAATGGAACCAGTAAATGCTCCGTTAAAAGGTAATGTAAATCATTCTGTTTGTCGCTGGTGCTTTAGTGGTATCCCGCTGGATGAACTTTGCGCTGCTGTAAAGGGAATGGGTTTAAAGGCTATGGATCTTGCCGGACCGGCTGACTGGCCGACCCTAAAAAAACATGGATTATATTCATCTATGTGTAATGGCGCTGAAATCAATCTGACCGATGGCTGGAATGATCCTGCTTTTCACCCAAAACTCATAGAGAATTATACAAAAATGATCCCCCTGGTAGCTGAAGCAGGTTATAAAAATCTGATTTGCTTTAGTGGAAGCCGCAGAGGAAAAGATGATGAAACCGGATGGAATAATTGTGTGGAAGGATTAAAGCAGGTTATACCGCTGGCCGAAAAACACAATGTAGTACTGGTTATGGAGTTACTGAACAGCAAAGTTGATCATAAAGATTATCAGTGCGATCACACTGCATGGGGTGCTGAACTGGCTAAAAGACTCGGTTCAGAAAACTTCAAGTTATTATACGACATTTATCATATGCAGATTGATGAAGGTGACGTTATCCATAACATCAGGACCTATCATCCTTATATTGCACATTATCATACTGCCGGTGTTCCCGGAAGAAATGAAATAGATGATACGCAGGAACTGTTTTATCCTGCAATTATCAAAGCTATCCTGGAAACAGGGTTTAAAGGATATATCGCACAGGAATTTATTCCCAAACAAAAAGATAAACTCCAGTCCTTAAGAAATGCGATTAAAATTTGTGACTTATAA
- a CDS encoding Crp/Fnr family transcriptional regulator encodes MHDKLREHIEKIVPLSDDEFSFVCTHFSIKKFKKHQFLIQEGEVAKHAYFVVSGLLKLVYTDDTAKEHIVSFAMEDWWESDYYAYFTQTKATMSLECVENTQVLCLSYEDYKKLCDSLQKMERFFLEKANFGFVGAQRRIISWLTSNAKERYDQLLKQYPALIQRVPKSLLAAYLGVSRETLSRLAP; translated from the coding sequence ATGCATGACAAACTGAGAGAACATATAGAGAAAATAGTACCTCTTAGTGATGATGAGTTTTCATTCGTGTGTACACATTTTTCTATTAAAAAGTTTAAAAAACATCAATTTCTTATTCAGGAAGGCGAAGTTGCAAAACATGCCTACTTTGTAGTTTCCGGATTATTAAAACTTGTCTATACGGATGATACAGCAAAAGAGCACATTGTTTCTTTTGCTATGGAAGACTGGTGGGAAAGCGACTATTACGCCTATTTTACACAGACTAAAGCAACCATGTCCCTGGAATGCGTTGAAAATACACAGGTGCTCTGTCTTTCGTACGAAGACTACAAAAAACTATGTGACAGTCTTCAAAAAATGGAACGCTTTTTTCTTGAAAAAGCAAATTTTGGTTTTGTCGGAGCACAGCGACGTATCATATCCTGGTTAACGTCTAATGCGAAAGAACGTTATGATCAATTGCTTAAACAATACCCTGCGCTTATTCAGCGTGTCCCTAAAAGTCTGCTTGCCGCTTATCTGGGCGTTTCCCGCGAAACCCTGAGCAGATTAGCTCCATAG
- a CDS encoding RidA family protein produces METRQINPWKWQDERSYAQAVEVKHAESTLYCSGQTAINADGVSSNEDMKSQLIQAMQNLEKLIEEAGYECKGIVRLNIYTTSTAELWPHFPVFQEWINKHGIRQALTLLEVTSLFETLKVELEATVVK; encoded by the coding sequence ATGGAAACAAGACAAATCAATCCCTGGAAATGGCAGGATGAACGCAGTTATGCACAGGCAGTTGAAGTAAAACACGCAGAAAGCACACTCTATTGTTCGGGCCAGACAGCTATAAATGCCGACGGAGTCTCAAGTAATGAAGACATGAAATCCCAGTTAATTCAGGCGATGCAGAACCTGGAAAAGCTGATTGAAGAAGCCGGTTATGAATGCAAAGGTATAGTACGCTTAAATATCTATACAACCTCAACAGCAGAACTCTGGCCTCATTTCCCTGTTTTCCAGGAATGGATTAACAAACATGGCATCAGACAGGCTCTTACTTTACTGGAAGTAACCAGCCTTTTTGAAACATTAAAGGTTGAACTTGAAGCTACAGTCGTAAAGTAA
- the dacB gene encoding D-alanyl-D-alanine carboxypeptidase/D-alanyl-D-alanine endopeptidase — protein sequence MLKKTIAFLFVLSHGFTFAQSPVQKLTQSFNNLLEDRQTKYAITSICVLDAKTGKQLYAKNENTGVATASTLKTITAATAFSILGKDFQYQTTMGYTGNISADGTLKGDIIIIGGGDPTLGSPRYAQSKEGVVLSQWVSAIKAAGIKKIDGRVIGDDSLWGTQSAPDGWLWQDLGNYYGAGSSALSWRENQFDIKLRTGNPVSVLRTVPDMPYLTIINELKPGTAGSGDHAYAYLPPLSNTAYLRGTWATDIQKQGIAAAIPDPAYEAAFRLQDTLTKAGIKVSEVPVTTRQLSAAKLPVPELQQKLSTITSPALPEIVYWLNKKSINLYAEHLLRTIAWKSGTAPTTGNGAAAEIKFWAAKGFDKNALNIIDGSGLSPATRVTTSAMANILFQVQQENWFADFYKSLPEYNGMKLKSGTINDVSAFAGYYTAENGSKYVIVININNYSGTGINSKLFKVLDALK from the coding sequence ATGTTAAAAAAAACAATTGCATTCTTATTTGTGCTTTCGCACGGTTTTACTTTTGCACAAAGTCCCGTTCAAAAACTGACACAATCATTTAATAATTTACTGGAAGACAGGCAGACTAAATATGCAATCACTTCCATTTGTGTTTTAGATGCAAAAACGGGTAAACAACTTTATGCTAAAAATGAAAACACCGGTGTTGCCACAGCTTCTACATTGAAAACAATTACGGCTGCAACAGCATTTTCTATTTTAGGAAAAGATTTCCAATACCAGACTACCATGGGATATACCGGAAATATTAGTGCTGATGGAACATTAAAAGGAGATATTATCATTATTGGTGGTGGAGATCCTACCCTGGGTTCGCCACGTTATGCACAGAGTAAAGAAGGCGTTGTTCTAAGTCAGTGGGTTTCAGCAATCAAAGCTGCAGGGATCAAAAAAATTGACGGCAGAGTGATCGGCGATGATAGTCTCTGGGGTACGCAGTCTGCTCCGGATGGATGGTTATGGCAGGATCTGGGCAATTATTATGGTGCCGGCTCTTCGGCTTTAAGCTGGAGAGAAAATCAGTTTGACATTAAGCTGCGTACCGGTAATCCGGTTTCAGTTCTCAGAACAGTACCGGATATGCCTTATCTGACTATTATCAATGAGCTAAAACCAGGCACTGCCGGCAGCGGAGATCATGCATATGCATACCTGCCTCCTTTATCAAATACTGCCTACCTGAGAGGAACCTGGGCAACAGATATACAAAAACAAGGTATTGCAGCAGCAATTCCTGATCCGGCCTATGAAGCTGCTTTTCGTTTGCAGGATACTTTAACAAAAGCAGGTATCAAAGTCAGTGAAGTACCGGTAACTACCCGTCAGTTATCTGCAGCGAAATTACCCGTACCTGAATTGCAGCAAAAACTGAGCACCATAACTTCTCCTGCCCTGCCTGAAATTGTCTACTGGCTCAATAAAAAAAGTATTAACTTATATGCTGAACATCTTTTAAGAACTATAGCATGGAAGTCGGGTACAGCTCCGACTACAGGTAACGGTGCAGCTGCAGAAATTAAGTTCTGGGCAGCTAAAGGATTTGATAAAAATGCGTTGAACATTATTGACGGAAGCGGACTTTCTCCGGCTACCAGAGTAACCACATCGGCTATGGCCAATATTCTTTTCCAGGTACAGCAGGAAAACTGGTTTGCAGATTTTTATAAATCTCTGCCCGAATATAATGGGATGAAGTTAAAAAGTGGCACTATTAACGATGTATCTGCATTTGCAGGCTATTATACCGCAGAAAATGGCAGCAAATACGTAATTGTTATCAATATTAACAATTATTCTGGCACCGGAATCAACAGCAAACTTTTCAAAGTACTGGATGCGCTTAAATAG
- a CDS encoding nucleoside permease, producing the protein MNITTRVKLSAMMFLEFFIWGSWFVTLGTFLEKNLHATGADSAAVFSTQSWGAIIAPFIIGLIADRFFNAERILGVLHIIGAVLMYQMYTATDVHVFYPYVLGYMILFMPTLALVNSVSFNQMKDAEKEFSNIRFWGTIGWIVAGLCISYLFLWDSKTGMDSGLLKNTFLMAGVASLILGLFSFSLPKTPPKVAKGEKVTISDILGLDALKLLKDKNFAIFFISAILICIPLAFYYQNANLFLSSIGVEGPTGKMAIGQVSEALFLLMIPVFFKRFGFKTTILVGMIAWAIRYALFAYGNAGELSFMLLIGIALHGVCYDFFFVSGQIYTNSRAGEKYKSAAQGLITLATYGVGMLIGFKVAGMITDSYKLTDGAVDWKMVWIIPAGIALVVFLLFTVFFNEKRKRVIDTQFNEV; encoded by the coding sequence ATGAATATTACTACCCGCGTTAAATTATCAGCAATGATGTTCCTGGAATTTTTTATCTGGGGCTCATGGTTCGTTACATTGGGTACATTCTTAGAGAAAAACCTGCATGCAACCGGTGCAGATTCGGCTGCAGTATTTTCTACACAGTCCTGGGGAGCTATTATTGCGCCTTTTATTATCGGACTGATTGCAGACAGATTTTTCAATGCGGAGAGAATCCTTGGGGTACTGCATATTATCGGAGCGGTACTGATGTATCAGATGTATACTGCAACTGATGTACATGTGTTCTATCCTTATGTATTAGGGTACATGATCTTGTTCATGCCAACTCTTGCTCTGGTTAATTCTGTCTCTTTTAATCAGATGAAAGATGCGGAGAAAGAATTTTCAAATATCAGATTCTGGGGTACTATAGGATGGATTGTAGCCGGACTATGTATCAGCTACCTGTTTCTGTGGGATTCAAAAACAGGCATGGATTCAGGACTGTTAAAAAACACTTTCCTGATGGCCGGGGTAGCTTCACTGATTTTAGGTTTATTTAGTTTCTCACTGCCAAAAACTCCGCCAAAAGTAGCTAAAGGAGAGAAAGTAACCATTTCTGACATTCTGGGTCTGGATGCGCTGAAACTCCTTAAGGATAAAAACTTTGCGATATTCTTTATTTCTGCCATTCTGATTTGTATCCCTCTGGCATTTTATTACCAGAATGCGAATCTTTTCTTATCCAGTATTGGTGTAGAAGGTCCTACAGGAAAAATGGCAATCGGACAGGTATCGGAAGCCTTATTCTTATTAATGATCCCTGTATTTTTCAAAAGATTTGGTTTCAAAACCACCATTCTTGTGGGGATGATTGCCTGGGCAATCCGTTATGCATTATTTGCTTACGGTAATGCAGGTGAATTAAGCTTTATGCTGCTGATTGGTATTGCTTTACATGGTGTATGTTACGATTTCTTTTTTGTATCCGGACAGATTTATACCAACTCCAGAGCAGGAGAAAAATATAAAAGTGCTGCTCAGGGTTTAATCACACTGGCTACTTATGGCGTAGGTATGTTAATCGGCTTTAAAGTTGCAGGTATGATTACTGATAGCTATAAACTGACAGATGGTGCTGTAGACTGGAAAATGGTCTGGATTATTCCTGCCGGAATCGCACTTGTAGTATTTTTACTTTTCACCGTTTTCTTTAATGAGAAGCGTAAAAGAGTTATTGACACCCAATTTAATGAAGTTTAA
- a CDS encoding beta-N-acetylhexosaminidase, translating into MGSSISNFSVTDSNAISSGRLPEFSIIPEPVSLLKTNGSFTLPDKVVVLATPEMKLVVDYLKEKLSAPTGKFVAEFTHTQAAGTIRLVLNATPNATLGNEGYQLSVTPALIVIKANQTAGLFYGVQSLLQLFPKEIESKELVEGVKWRIPCVEVTDYPRVAWRGLMFDVARHFFTKQEVKQYIDAMVRYKFNLLHLHLTDDEGWRLEIKGLPRLTEVGAWNVKKVGEFGNFSVPGPDEPRTYGGFYTQDDVRELVRYAKDRFVDILPEIDVPGHSLAAIVSYPELSCTPGAETYRVRSGERIMDWSKGAPPIALVDNTLCPANEKVYTFLDSVITQVAALFPFEYIHMGGDEAPINYWQKSDAIKALMLKEGLKDMHQVQGYFEKRVQKIVESKGKKFMGWDEIMMGDVPASAAVMSWRNANFGIEASRAKHEVVMSPQGTNYLDLMQGDPVSESRVYASTRLGKAYEFDPIPAGADPKYIKGGQANLWSEQVYNIRQAEYMTWPRGYAIAESVWSPKEKKNWTNFTGKMEQHFHRMDIAETKYSPAIYDPIVKAGRTADRQVMVELTTEIDGLDIYYSFDNSTPDRFYPKYAEKVAIPKDASQMRVITYRGKQPIGRLLTISVDDLNKRAGKR; encoded by the coding sequence ATGGGATCCTCAATTTCTAATTTTTCTGTAACAGACAGTAATGCAATTTCTTCCGGCAGATTACCTGAATTTTCGATTATTCCTGAACCTGTATCTTTGTTAAAAACCAATGGTTCTTTCACTTTACCTGATAAAGTTGTTGTTCTGGCAACTCCTGAAATGAAACTGGTTGTGGATTATCTGAAAGAAAAGCTATCAGCTCCAACCGGAAAATTTGTAGCTGAATTTACGCATACACAGGCAGCAGGGACAATCAGATTAGTCCTTAATGCTACTCCGAATGCGACACTTGGAAATGAAGGTTACCAGCTTTCGGTAACTCCGGCTTTAATTGTCATCAAAGCGAATCAAACTGCCGGATTATTTTATGGTGTTCAGAGCTTACTGCAACTTTTCCCTAAAGAAATAGAATCCAAAGAGTTGGTGGAAGGTGTAAAATGGAGAATACCCTGTGTAGAGGTTACTGATTACCCGCGTGTGGCCTGGAGAGGGTTAATGTTCGATGTGGCCCGCCATTTCTTTACCAAACAGGAGGTAAAGCAATATATTGACGCGATGGTACGCTACAAATTCAACCTGCTTCATCTTCACCTGACTGATGATGAAGGATGGAGACTGGAAATTAAAGGTCTGCCAAGATTAACTGAGGTTGGTGCCTGGAATGTTAAAAAGGTAGGTGAATTTGGTAATTTCAGTGTACCCGGACCTGATGAACCGCGTACTTATGGTGGTTTCTATACTCAGGATGATGTCAGAGAACTGGTCAGATATGCCAAAGACAGATTTGTAGATATTTTACCGGAAATAGATGTTCCCGGCCATAGTCTTGCAGCTATTGTTTCTTATCCGGAACTTTCCTGTACACCTGGCGCCGAAACTTATCGTGTACGCTCAGGAGAACGTATTATGGACTGGTCTAAAGGAGCGCCTCCGATTGCACTGGTAGATAACACCCTATGTCCTGCTAACGAAAAGGTTTATACCTTCCTGGATTCTGTAATCACACAGGTAGCAGCTTTATTCCCTTTTGAATATATTCATATGGGCGGTGATGAAGCGCCAATCAACTACTGGCAAAAAAGCGATGCAATTAAGGCCTTAATGTTAAAAGAAGGTTTAAAAGATATGCACCAGGTACAGGGATATTTTGAAAAGAGAGTTCAGAAAATTGTAGAGTCGAAAGGCAAAAAGTTTATGGGTTGGGATGAAATTATGATGGGTGATGTACCTGCAAGTGCAGCGGTGATGAGCTGGAGAAACGCTAATTTTGGTATAGAGGCTTCTCGTGCTAAACATGAAGTAGTGATGAGTCCTCAGGGCACTAATTACCTTGACCTGATGCAGGGAGATCCTGTTTCGGAATCCAGAGTATATGCTTCTACACGTTTGGGTAAAGCTTATGAATTTGATCCCATTCCGGCCGGTGCGGATCCTAAATATATTAAAGGAGGACAGGCCAATTTATGGTCTGAACAGGTGTATAACATTCGCCAGGCAGAATACATGACCTGGCCCAGAGGTTATGCCATAGCTGAATCAGTGTGGTCTCCAAAAGAAAAGAAAAACTGGACTAATTTTACCGGTAAAATGGAACAGCATTTCCATAGAATGGATATTGCCGAGACAAAATACTCGCCTGCAATTTATGATCCGATAGTAAAAGCGGGCAGAACTGCAGACAGACAGGTAATGGTTGAACTGACTACAGAAATTGACGGACTTGATATTTATTATAGTTTTGATAATTCTACACCAGATAGATTTTATCCGAAGTATGCAGAGAAAGTGGCCATTCCTAAGGATGCAAGTCAGATGCGTGTAATTACCTACAGAGGTAAGCAGCCAATCGGCAGATTATTAACTATATCTGTTGATGATTTAAATAAAAGAGCAGGAAAAAGATAA